One segment of Asterias rubens chromosome 2, eAstRub1.3, whole genome shotgun sequence DNA contains the following:
- the LOC117306903 gene encoding solute carrier family 41 member 1-like, protein MHADKPSETNGEDKQGTTLRQRIPARASSARSKTMVPKIELEISPTMDEARQHHIADVHPNKDSAPSTQDGVWNGDVSRPKDTDQGGGLGATAGAIDDDGVDDEAEVETSFTVPLLRRHSEEDEESVGHEEVGVVGHEEESSFSIALQVFLPFLIAGFGTVGAGLVLDMVQHWPVYTTVTEVFILVPALLGLKGNLEMTLASRLSTVVNLGSIDDNKELWRMIGGNMALTQCQAIVVGFLASMAAALMGYIPDGEINIYHILLLCASSLVTASLASGILGTIMVAVVLISKKCHINPDNVATPIAASLGDLTTLALLSWITSILYRAIGDDDHHRQPWLAPCIILFFLMLVPLWVYLSHHNKYTHEVLYHGWSPVIIAMMISSCGGLVLDVAIRQNAGVAVFSPVINGVGGNLVAVQASRISTHLHRLGKPGTLPPGRKGLCLNPIKVFLGSDQHARSCRVLFLMVVPGQLIFLFFISIVKAGHTSITIRVTIMYLTVASIQVGVLLFIANWLVHFLWKKSMDPDNFSIPYLTAVGDLLGTALLALGFYITWLLGDRDSDVGD, encoded by the exons ATGCATGCTGACAAACCGTCCGAGACAAATGGAGAAGACAAACAGGGTACAACGCTAAGACAACGAATTCCAGCGAGGGCTTCCAGTGCAAGATCCAAAACCATGGTGCCTAAGATTGAGCTTGAGATTAGCCCTACGATGGATGAGGCCAGACAACATCACATCGCAGATGTTCATCCAAATAAAGACAGTGCACCATCCACTCAGGATGGTGTTTGGAATGGTGATGTTAGTCGCCCTAAAGACACAGACCAAGGAGGTGGTTTAGGTGCCACTGCAGGCGCTATCGATGATGATGGTGTTGATGATGAGGCGGAGGTAGAGACCTCCTTCACTGTGCCTCTTCTGCGGAGACATTCAGAGGAAGATGAGGAAAGTGTGGGGCATGAGGAAGTGGGCGTGGTTGGCCACGAGGAAGAGTCGTCATTCAGCATCGCACTCCAGGTTTTCTTGCCGTTTCTTATTGCTGGATTCGGTACGGTGGGTGCAGGATTGGTTCTCGACATGGTACAG CATTGGCCAGTGTATACCACCGTCACTGAGGTCTTCATCCTAGTGCCTGCTCTTCTTGGTTTGAAAGGCAATCTGGAGATGACCCTTGCTTCAAGGCTCTCCACTGTA GTTAACCTTGGCAGTATTGATGATAACAAGGAGCTATGGAGAATGATAGGTGGAAACATGGCCCTTACTCAG TGCCAAGCTATTGTGGTTGGATTCTTAGCATCTATGGCAGCAGCACTGATGGGATATATACCCGACGGAGAGATCAACATTTATCACATTTTACTACTATGTGCTAGCAGTCTGGTCACAGCCTCACTAGCCAGTGGCATACTAG GAACTATAATGGTAGCCGTTGTTCTGATATCTAAGAAGTGTCACATTAATCCAGACAATGTGGCTACACCTATAGCAGCTAGCCTCGGAGATCTCACCACTCTTGCCTTACTCTCCTGGATTACCAGTATACTCTATAGGGCAATAG GTGATGATGACCATCATCGGCAACCTTGGCTGGCGCCCTGTATAATCTTATTCTTCTTGATGTTGGTACCCCTATGGGTGTATTTATCCCATCACAATAAGTACACCCATGAGGTGCTGTATCATGGATGGAGCCCGGTCATCATAGCTATGATGATCAGCAG CTGTGGTGGCCTAGTCCTAGATGTTGCCATCAGACAGAATGCAGGTGTCGCTGTCTTCAGCCCGGTCATCAACGGTGTAGGCGGTAACCTAGTAGCCGTCCAGGCCAGTAGAATATCAACACATCTCCACAGGCTAGGCAAGCCTGGTACCCTACCTCCTGGACGGAAGGGACTGTGCCTTAATCCAATTAAAGTATTCTTAGGCTCGG acCAGCATGCTCGTTCGTGTCGAGTCCTATTCCTGATGGTCGTTCCAGGGCAGCTGATTTTTCTCTTCTTTATTTCAATTGTCAAAGCTGGCCATACGTCCATTACCATTAGAGTGACCATCATGTATCTAACAGTTGCATCTATTCAG GTTGGAGTACTCCTTTTTATCGCCAACTGGCTCGTCCATTTCCTCTGGAAGAAGTCCATGGACCCCGATAACTTCTCCATCCCATACCTGACTGCCGTTGGAGATCTCCTGGGCACTGCTCTACTTGCCTTGGGCTTCTACATCACATGGTTGCTTGGAGACAGAGACAGCGATGTTGGAGATTAG